Genomic segment of Candidatus Nanopelagicales bacterium:
CGATCATCAACATGTTCTTCGGGCTCCTCGGAATTGGTGCCGAGGGTGTTGGCGGCACACTCAGCCTCCCCTACGGTCAGACCCTGGATCTCGGACTCATGATCACCGCGGTCATCACATTCCTGATCACCGCATTGGTTGTCTACTTCGTCTTCGTGGCGCCCATGAACGCCGCCAAAGCCCGCTTCGCCAAGACCCCCGAGGAGGAGGCTGAAGAGCAGATCGAACTTCTCCGGGACATCCGCGACCTGCTCGTTGATCCCGAGGCGGCCCGGGCGCGGCTGGCCGAGTCGGACTCCAAGGACTCGACTAGCTGACCGAGCGCGCCAGATCCCGCGCCACGGATCGCAGCAACTCCGCGGCGCGGGCAATCGCGTCCGCGGAGTCCCTGGCGTGGGACAGCAGAGTGGTCACACCGGCGACACCGGCGGCCTGGGCCACCTCCGGCGTCAAGTTCGACTGCCCCGCTACGACCAACACAGGGGTGTTCCCCGCCGCGCTCACGACGCCCGACACGACCTTGCCGTGCAGGGATTGCTCATCGAAGCGACCTTCGCCAGTGATGACGAGGTCGGCTGAGTCACACAGGCGGGCAAGGCCGGTGACCCGCATGATCAAGTCGATGCCGGACTGACGTTCACCCCCGAGAAGCATCAGTCCGAACCCCAGACCGCCTGCCGCACCGGCTCCGGGTCGGGTGATCAGGTCAGGCGCAGCGCAGCAGCTCGCGAAGCCGCCGAGGATCGACTCGAGTCGGTCGATATCGGCCGGTGTCGCCCCCTTCTGCGGTCCGAACATTCGACTCGCACCTTCGGGACCTAGCAGCGGGTTGT
This window contains:
- the mscL gene encoding large conductance mechanosensitive channel protein MscL, which produces MLETSGTTRAKASTRLECSVLKGFKDFILRGNVIDLAVAVVIGAAFTAVVTAVTKGLIQPIINMFFGLLGIGAEGVGGTLSLPYGQTLDLGLMITAVITFLITALVVYFVFVAPMNAAKARFAKTPEEEAEEQIELLRDIRDLLVDPEAARARLAESDSKDSTS
- a CDS encoding glycerate kinase, with protein sequence MSLGPAGLVEVADVDVAPARAAVAGIDIVIASDVDNPLLGPEGASRMFGPQKGATPADIDRLESILGGFASCCAAPDLITRPGAGAAGGLGFGLMLLGGERQSGIDLIMRVTGLARLCDSADLVITGEGRFDEQSLHGKVVSGVVSAAGNTPVLVVAGQSNLTPEVAQAAGVAGVTTLLSHARDSADAIARAAELLRSVARDLARSVS